In Capsicum annuum cultivar UCD-10X-F1 chromosome 7, UCD10Xv1.1, whole genome shotgun sequence, one genomic interval encodes:
- the LOC107878477 gene encoding floral homeotic protein AGAMOUS-like, which translates to MVFPNNHELDESSSQLRKSSGGGRGKIEIKRIENTTNRQVTFCKRRNGLLKKAYELSVLCDAEVALIVFSSRGRLYEYANNSVRATIDRYKKHHADSTSTGSISEANTQYYQQEASKLRRQIRDIQTYNRQIVGEALSSLSPRDLKNLEGKLEKAIGRVRSKKNELLFSEIEHMQKREIELQNANMYLRAKIAEVERAQEQMNLMPGGGGSDQYHHHQAANYEDARNNFLPVNLLEPNPHYSRRPDEDQTPLRLV; encoded by the exons ATGGTTTTTCCAAATaatcatgaacttgatgaatcgtCTTCACAATTGAGAAAATCGAGTGGTGGAGGTAGAGGGAAGATTGAAATTAAAAGGATCGAAAATACTACGAATCGACAAGTTACGTTTTGTAAACGTAGAAATGGGCTATTGAAAAAAGCTTATGAGCTTTCTGTTCTATGTGATGCTGAAGTTGCCCTAATTGTGTTTTCCAGCCGTGGCAGACTCTATGAATATGCCAACAACAg TGTTAGGGCAACTATTGATAGGTACAAGAAACACCATGCTGATTCCACAAGTACGGGATCTATTTCTGAAGCAAACACTCAg TACTATCAGCAAGAAGCATCCAAACTGCGACGGCAAATCCGAGATATACAGACTTATAACAG GCAAATAGTTGGAGAGGCTCTAAGCAGTTTAAGCCCAAGGGACCTCAAAAATTTGGAAGGGAAACTTGAAAAGGCCATTGGTAGAGTCCGTTCCAAAAAG AATGAATTGCTCTTCTCAGAAATAGAGCACATGCAAAAGCGG GAGATTGAGCTGCAGAATGCCAACATGTATCTACGAGCAAAG ATAGCAGAGGTAGAGAGAGCACAAGAGCAAATGAACTTGATGCCTGGAGGAGGAGGATCTGATCAATACCATCATCATCAGGCAGCAAATTATGAAGATGCTCGCAACAACTTCCTGCCTGTAAATCTGCTGGAACCTAATCCACATTACTCTCGCCGCCCTGACGAGGACCAAACTCCTCTCCGGCTTGT
- the LOC107878477 gene encoding floral homeotic protein AGAMOUS-like isoform X1 has product MVFPNNHELDESSSQLRKSSGGGRGKIEIKRIENTTNRQVTFCKRRNGLLKKAYELSVLCDAEVALIVFSSRGRLYEYANNSVRATIDRYKKHHADSTSTGSISEANTQYYQQEASKLRRQIRDIQTYNRQIVGEALSSLSPRDLKNLEGKLEKAIGRVRSKKNELLFSEIEHMQKREIELQNANMYLRAKIAEVERAQEQMNLMPGGGGSDQYHHHQAANYEDARNNFLPVNLLEPNPHYSRRPDEDQTPLRLVYASLPSS; this is encoded by the exons ATGGTTTTTCCAAATaatcatgaacttgatgaatcgtCTTCACAATTGAGAAAATCGAGTGGTGGAGGTAGAGGGAAGATTGAAATTAAAAGGATCGAAAATACTACGAATCGACAAGTTACGTTTTGTAAACGTAGAAATGGGCTATTGAAAAAAGCTTATGAGCTTTCTGTTCTATGTGATGCTGAAGTTGCCCTAATTGTGTTTTCCAGCCGTGGCAGACTCTATGAATATGCCAACAACAg TGTTAGGGCAACTATTGATAGGTACAAGAAACACCATGCTGATTCCACAAGTACGGGATCTATTTCTGAAGCAAACACTCAg TACTATCAGCAAGAAGCATCCAAACTGCGACGGCAAATCCGAGATATACAGACTTATAACAG GCAAATAGTTGGAGAGGCTCTAAGCAGTTTAAGCCCAAGGGACCTCAAAAATTTGGAAGGGAAACTTGAAAAGGCCATTGGTAGAGTCCGTTCCAAAAAG AATGAATTGCTCTTCTCAGAAATAGAGCACATGCAAAAGCGG GAGATTGAGCTGCAGAATGCCAACATGTATCTACGAGCAAAG ATAGCAGAGGTAGAGAGAGCACAAGAGCAAATGAACTTGATGCCTGGAGGAGGAGGATCTGATCAATACCATCATCATCAGGCAGCAAATTATGAAGATGCTCGCAACAACTTCCTGCCTGTAAATCTGCTGGAACCTAATCCACATTACTCTCGCCGCCCTGACGAGGACCAAACTCCTCTCCGGCTTGTGTATGCTTCTCTTCCTTCATCTTAA